TGGTGATGGGCACCGCGTACGGAGTACATTTCACCGGTCGCTACATCGAGGAACTCGCCCTCGGGCGCGATCGCGACGCCGCCGTCAAAAGCACCGTCCGGCATATGTTGCTCGCCATCTTCATGACGAGCGTCACCACGGCCGTGGGTTTCCTTTCGCTGCTGGTGATGCGGGTGCGCCTGGTGCGGATGTTCGGCATCTACAGCGCCGTGGGCATGGCGGTCGCCTTTATCGTGACGATCCTTTTCCTGACCGCGATTTTGCTCAAGCTCAAACCCCTTTCGGGGCGGGCGGTCGACCGTTTCGGCGATGACATTTTCCGCCGTTACCTGCTATGGAACGACCGCTTCGTGCGCCGGCACAAAATCTTGGTAGCGGCGGTATCGCTGGGTTTGGCGGCGGTCTCGATCGTCGGTATCACGATGATCCACGTCGACGCAAAGCTGATGATCGAGATGAATCCGAAATCGAAGGAGTACATCGCCAACACCTTCTTGGAGCAGAATCTGTCCGGAGTTCTCAACCTCAATTTGCTGGTCGAGGCCGAACCCGACGCGTTCTTGCGGCCCGATATGCTGCGCCGACTCGATCGTGTCACGCAGAAGCTTCGCGGTCGGCAACTGGATAACGGCGAACCGGCGGTCGATCACGCGATATCCTTCAGCGAACTGATCAAGCTGATGCACATGGCCATGAACGGCGGCGACCCGGCGTATCGCAAAATCCCCGAATTTTCCGAAGCCGAAGGCGGCGAGGAGCGGGCGCGGCGGCTCATCAAACAGTACATGTTGTTGTATGGCGAACCTGATGATTTTTCAGGTTTGGTAACCACGGACTATCACGCGGCGCGTGTTGTCTATCGCCTGAAGGATCGCGGTTTCCGCACCTTCGGCCCGCTGCAAAAAGAACTGCTCGACTACGCGCGAGGCGAGTTCGGCGACGACGCCCGTGTCGAGGTCGTCGGTGAAACGGTGATGGCCGGGCATATCGTGAACCGGCTCGTGCGCGACATGACGCGCAGTCTGGTGCTGGCGGCCTTCGTGATCGTCATCGTGTTTTTCCTCATCTTTCGTTCGCTGCGCCTCGGCGGATTGGCGATGATTCCGAACTTGCTGCCCTTGTTATTGACGATGGCGACACTCGGCTTCTTCGGCATCACGCTGCGCACGAGCATCGTGATCGTGTTTTCCATTGCGCTGGGTATTGCCGTTGACGACACAATTCACTTCCTGGCGCGCCTGCGTTCCGAAAGACGCGCGGGCAAGCCGCTGGAAGAAGCCATCACTGCGACTTTCCTGGGCACCGGCCGATCGATTATGTTCACCAGCCTCATTTTGTGTGCGGGATTTGCGCTCTTGTACTTCAGCCAATTCATGCCGGCGAAGAATTTCG
Above is a genomic segment from Candidatus Lernaella stagnicola containing:
- a CDS encoding MMPL family transporter, which translates into the protein MRDFFVRVVTSRPLLWIGVLAVVTLVLAPFVRDVPFVFEITEMFTTDDPAVEPTDRFRELFGRDDNIVVVAWADPQLLTPEGMRRVERLSKAIEEFPGTENVMSLTTAKEIRGTEDGFGLVPLVDMKRPESVDFDALRKHLTTDPLWSRILISLSGDVTQLVISLEHEINSDDGRKAFFTRLDDALEKEGGDYHIGGVPVIRSGFVQYMQHDLRVFIPWTIVLCGFLTFLLYRHVRPVALMFVVIALTVIWTFGLMGLFGGSINIITIALPTLLMVMGTAYGVHFTGRYIEELALGRDRDAAVKSTVRHMLLAIFMTSVTTAVGFLSLLVMRVRLVRMFGIYSAVGMAVAFIVTILFLTAILLKLKPLSGRAVDRFGDDIFRRYLLWNDRFVRRHKILVAAVSLGLAAVSIVGITMIHVDAKLMIEMNPKSKEYIANTFLEQNLSGVLNLNLLVEAEPDAFLRPDMLRRLDRVTQKLRGRQLDNGEPAVDHAISFSELIKLMHMAMNGGDPAYRKIPEFSEAEGGEERARRLIKQYMLLYGEPDDFSGLVTTDYHAARVVYRLKDRGFRTFGPLQKELLDYARGEFGDDARVEVVGETVMAGHIVNRLVRDMTRSLVLAAFVIVIVFFLIFRSLRLGGLAMIPNLLPLLLTMATLGFFGITLRTSIVIVFSIALGIAVDDTIHFLARLRSERRAGKPLEEAITATFLGTGRSIMFTSLILCAGFALLYFSQFMPAKNFGWLSALTMVTALIGDLFLLPALLHIFKPKII